One Flavobacterium sp. 90 DNA segment encodes these proteins:
- a CDS encoding co-chaperone GroES codes for MALNIKPLSDRVLIEPVAAETKTASGIFIPDTAKEKPQKGTVVAVGNGSKDHTMTVKVGDTVLYGKYAGTELKLEGTDYLIMREDDILAII; via the coding sequence ATGGCCTTAAACATTAAACCGCTTTCAGATCGCGTACTTATTGAGCCTGTTGCAGCTGAAACTAAAACTGCCTCAGGTATTTTTATTCCCGATACTGCCAAAGAAAAACCACAAAAAGGAACTGTTGTAGCTGTTGGTAATGGATCTAAAGATCACACTATGACCGTAAAAGTTGGCGATACTGTACTTTATGGTAAATATGCAGGAACAGAATTAAAACTTGAAGGAACTGATTATTTGATTATGCGCGAAGATGATATCTTAGCGATAATCTAA
- the groL gene encoding chaperonin GroEL (60 kDa chaperone family; promotes refolding of misfolded polypeptides especially under stressful conditions; forms two stacked rings of heptamers to form a barrel-shaped 14mer; ends can be capped by GroES; misfolded proteins enter the barrel where they are refolded when GroES binds): protein MAKDIKFDIEARDGLKRGVDALANAVKVTLGPKGRNVIIGKSFGGPTVTKDGVSVAKEIELKDPLENMGAQMVKEVASKTNDLAGDGTTTATVLAQAIVKEGLKNVAAGANPMDLKRGIDKAVEAIVADLAKQAKVVGSDSDKIKQIASISANNDEVIGELIATAFAKVGKEGVITVEEAKGTDTFVDVVEGMQFDRGYLSPYFVTNPEKMEVELDSPYILLYDKKVSSLKELLPVLEPVAQSGKPLLIIAEDVDGEALSTLVVNKLRGALKIAAVKAPGFGDRRKAMLEDIAILTGGTVISEERGYTLENTTIEMLGTAKRVSIDKDNTTIVSGAGEADIIKNRVNQIKGQMETTTSDYDKEKLQERLAKLAGGVAVLYVGAASEVEMKEKKDRVDDALHATRAAVEEGIVAGGGVALLRAKAALAAIKADNADEATGIQIVSRAVESPLRTIVENAGLEGSVVVAKVAEGSGDFGYNAKTDEYVDMLKAGIIDPKKVTRVALENAASVAGMILTTECALIDIKEESAGGMPMGGGMPGMM, encoded by the coding sequence ATGGCAAAAGATATAAAATTTGATATTGAAGCACGTGACGGATTAAAACGTGGTGTTGATGCATTAGCAAATGCTGTAAAAGTAACTCTTGGACCAAAAGGTCGTAATGTAATTATTGGAAAATCATTTGGTGGACCAACTGTTACTAAAGATGGTGTTTCTGTTGCAAAAGAAATCGAATTAAAAGACCCATTAGAAAATATGGGCGCGCAAATGGTTAAAGAAGTTGCTTCTAAAACCAATGATTTAGCGGGTGACGGAACTACAACTGCTACAGTTTTAGCTCAGGCAATCGTAAAAGAAGGTCTTAAAAACGTTGCTGCAGGTGCAAATCCAATGGACTTGAAACGTGGTATCGATAAAGCTGTTGAAGCTATCGTTGCTGACCTTGCAAAACAAGCTAAAGTTGTTGGAAGTGATTCTGATAAAATCAAACAAATTGCTTCTATCTCTGCAAATAATGACGAAGTTATTGGTGAATTAATTGCAACTGCTTTCGCTAAAGTAGGAAAAGAAGGTGTTATTACTGTTGAAGAAGCTAAAGGAACTGACACTTTTGTGGATGTTGTTGAAGGTATGCAGTTTGACAGAGGATATCTTTCTCCTTACTTCGTAACAAACCCAGAGAAAATGGAAGTTGAATTAGACTCTCCATACATCTTATTATACGACAAAAAAGTTTCTTCTTTAAAAGAATTACTTCCAGTTTTAGAGCCAGTTGCTCAATCAGGAAAACCATTATTGATTATTGCTGAAGATGTTGACGGAGAAGCACTTTCTACATTAGTAGTAAACAAATTAAGAGGTGCTCTTAAAATTGCTGCTGTAAAAGCTCCTGGTTTTGGAGACAGAAGAAAAGCAATGTTAGAAGATATCGCAATCTTAACTGGTGGAACTGTAATTTCTGAAGAAAGAGGTTATACTCTTGAAAATACAACTATCGAAATGTTAGGAACTGCAAAAAGAGTTTCTATCGATAAAGACAACACAACTATTGTAAGTGGTGCTGGTGAAGCTGATATTATCAAAAACAGAGTTAACCAAATTAAAGGTCAGATGGAAACTACTACATCTGATTATGATAAAGAAAAATTGCAAGAACGTTTGGCTAAATTAGCTGGTGGTGTTGCTGTTCTTTATGTTGGTGCAGCTTCTGAGGTTGAAATGAAAGAGAAAAAAGACAGAGTTGATGATGCTTTACACGCAACTCGTGCTGCTGTTGAAGAAGGAATTGTTGCTGGTGGTGGTGTTGCTTTATTAAGAGCAAAAGCTGCATTAGCAGCAATTAAAGCTGACAACGCTGATGAAGCAACAGGAATTCAGATTGTATCTCGCGCCGTTGAATCTCCATTAAGAACTATTGTTGAAAATGCTGGACTTGAAGGTTCTGTAGTTGTAGCAAAAGTTGCTGAAGGTTCTGGTGATTTTGGATATAATGCTAAAACTGACGAATATGTAGATATGCTTAAAGCTGGAATTATTGATCCTAAAAAAGTAACTCGTGTTGCATTGGAAAATGCTGCGTCTGTTGCCGGAATGATCTTAACTACAGAATGTGCATTAATTGATATTAAAGAAGAAAGCGCTGGCGGAATGCCAATGGGTGGCGGTATGCCAGGAATGATGTAA
- a CDS encoding ectonucleotide pyrophosphatase/phosphodiesterase, whose product MRKFTTQVLLFTFLLLTAFSYSQTNKDTYVVLVSMDGFRWDYAKHFKLQNLDKIAKEGVHAKSMRPSYPSKTFPNHYSIVTGLYPDHHGIINNVFYDSALNESFSLSTNAKNDSRFYGGNPIWNVAEQQGVKSASFFWPGSDTDKKRPSIYKNYDDKIPFETRIDTVIKWLQLPEKQRPHLITLYFDEPDHTGHSFGPLSKENEKMVHKMDTIIGKLSSKLDQLAIGKQINLIIVSDHGMATISNDKKVVILDYLKPEWLGYKAVINPIMSLEAKPGYQDSIAKALKKVPHIKFWKSSEVPKRLHYGTNPRVHDFVIEAKKGYSLAKDKTQDTKGGTHGYDNRTKDMQAIFYAKGPAFKVDKEVGSFQNVSVYPLIAHILGLQIDEVDGKFSEVKNMLKN is encoded by the coding sequence ATGAGAAAATTTACAACTCAGGTATTACTTTTTACATTCTTACTTCTTACCGCTTTTTCCTATTCTCAAACTAATAAAGATACTTATGTTGTTTTAGTTTCTATGGATGGATTTCGTTGGGATTATGCGAAACATTTCAAACTTCAGAATCTTGATAAAATAGCAAAAGAAGGTGTTCATGCCAAATCTATGCGCCCTTCTTATCCAAGTAAAACTTTCCCGAATCATTATTCTATTGTAACGGGACTTTATCCGGATCATCACGGTATCATCAACAATGTTTTTTATGACTCTGCTTTAAACGAATCTTTTTCATTGTCTACAAATGCCAAAAATGATTCTCGTTTTTACGGCGGAAATCCTATTTGGAATGTTGCCGAACAACAAGGTGTAAAATCAGCTTCTTTCTTTTGGCCAGGATCAGATACAGACAAAAAAAGACCGAGTATTTACAAAAACTATGATGATAAAATTCCTTTCGAAACCAGAATTGATACCGTTATAAAATGGCTTCAGCTTCCTGAAAAACAACGTCCTCATTTAATTACTTTATACTTTGATGAACCGGATCATACCGGACATTCTTTTGGGCCTCTTTCAAAAGAAAATGAAAAAATGGTTCATAAAATGGATACAATTATCGGAAAATTATCATCTAAACTCGATCAATTAGCTATCGGAAAACAAATTAACTTAATTATCGTTTCAGATCACGGAATGGCAACTATCAGTAACGATAAAAAAGTAGTCATTCTGGATTATCTAAAACCGGAATGGCTAGGATATAAAGCCGTAATCAACCCAATTATGAGTCTTGAAGCAAAACCCGGATATCAGGATTCTATCGCAAAAGCATTGAAAAAAGTACCTCATATCAAATTCTGGAAATCAAGTGAAGTTCCTAAAAGATTACATTATGGTACAAATCCCAGAGTTCATGATTTTGTTATTGAAGCTAAAAAAGGATATAGTTTAGCAAAAGACAAAACTCAGGATACAAAAGGCGGAACTCATGGTTACGACAACAGAACAAAAGATATGCAGGCAATTTTCTATGCAAAAGGTCCAGCATTCAAAGTAGATAAAGAAGTTGGCTCATTTCAAAACGTTTCAGTTTATCCTTTAATTGCTCATATTTTAGGTTTACAAATTGATGAAGTTGATGGAAAATTTAGTGAAGTAAAAAATATGCTGAAGAATTAG
- a CDS encoding amidohydrolase — protein sequence MKKMLSLIFLLTLISCKKEIANPADSIYFGGDIITMEGNKPNYAEAVAIKEGKIIFVGSKTEAEKFHGDKTQMNDLQGKTLLPGFIDAHGHVWNAGFQAVSANLLPAPDGTGNDIPTLISLLKEWNAKNPKAVGKYGWIVGFGYDDAQLKEKLPPTADDLDKVSTTVPVLIIHQSGHLAVMNHKALEFAGYNASTKDPAGGVIRRKEGSQEPNGVLEEMAMFIPLFKIMGTLDQTANVKIAEAGIAAYTKFGFTTAQEGRASSDACNTWKKLADEGKLSIDVAAYPDIQSQMQYMKANGVQKNYTNHFRIAGVKLSLDGSPQGKTAWLTKPYKVPPPGKPNTYAGYPAFPKESDAIALVDSAYANNWQILAHCNGDAAIDEFIKAVRNATNLYGSKDRRTVAIHAQTVRFDQLDSMKVLKIIPSFFGMHTYYWGDWHRDETLGKERAYRISPAATALKKGMIFTEHHDAPVALPNSIMILYSTINRISRSGDVIGPDERISPYDALRSITIWAAYQYFEENSKGSIKQGKLADFVILDKNPLKIDPKKIIDIKVLQTIKEGKTVFKFTN from the coding sequence ATGAAAAAAATGCTTAGCCTTATATTTCTGCTTACTTTAATAAGTTGTAAAAAAGAAATTGCCAATCCTGCTGATTCGATTTATTTTGGAGGCGATATTATAACGATGGAAGGCAATAAGCCAAATTATGCAGAGGCCGTTGCAATTAAAGAAGGTAAAATTATTTTCGTTGGATCAAAAACTGAAGCAGAAAAATTTCATGGTGACAAAACTCAAATGAATGATTTGCAAGGAAAAACATTACTTCCTGGATTTATAGATGCTCACGGTCATGTATGGAATGCTGGTTTTCAAGCTGTATCTGCAAATTTACTTCCAGCTCCGGATGGTACGGGAAACGATATTCCGACGCTTATTTCTTTATTAAAAGAATGGAATGCTAAAAACCCAAAAGCCGTTGGAAAATATGGTTGGATTGTTGGTTTTGGCTATGATGATGCGCAATTAAAAGAAAAACTTCCTCCTACTGCTGATGATCTCGATAAAGTATCGACAACAGTTCCGGTCTTAATTATTCATCAATCCGGTCATTTGGCGGTTATGAATCATAAAGCTTTAGAATTTGCCGGATATAATGCAAGCACAAAAGATCCTGCAGGCGGTGTAATCCGAAGAAAAGAAGGTTCTCAGGAACCAAATGGCGTTCTGGAAGAAATGGCTATGTTTATTCCGTTATTTAAGATTATGGGAACACTCGATCAAACTGCAAACGTAAAAATTGCAGAAGCAGGAATTGCAGCTTACACAAAATTTGGTTTTACAACAGCACAAGAAGGTCGCGCGAGTAGTGATGCTTGCAACACTTGGAAGAAATTAGCAGATGAAGGAAAACTTTCTATCGATGTTGCTGCTTATCCTGATATTCAAAGTCAAATGCAGTATATGAAAGCTAATGGTGTTCAAAAAAACTATACAAATCATTTTAGAATTGCCGGTGTAAAACTTTCGCTTGACGGATCTCCACAAGGAAAAACAGCTTGGCTTACAAAACCATACAAAGTTCCGCCTCCGGGAAAACCAAATACTTATGCGGGTTATCCAGCTTTTCCAAAAGAAAGCGATGCTATAGCTCTTGTTGATTCTGCATATGCTAATAACTGGCAAATTTTGGCGCATTGCAATGGCGATGCTGCGATTGATGAATTTATAAAAGCAGTAAGAAATGCTACCAATCTCTACGGATCAAAGGATAGAAGAACTGTTGCGATACATGCTCAAACCGTACGTTTTGATCAACTTGATTCTATGAAAGTTTTAAAAATTATACCATCTTTTTTCGGAATGCATACGTATTATTGGGGCGATTGGCACAGAGACGAAACTTTAGGAAAAGAAAGAGCTTATCGTATTTCGCCAGCTGCGACGGCATTAAAAAAAGGAATGATTTTCACAGAACATCATGATGCTCCTGTAGCGCTTCCAAACAGTATTATGATATTATATTCTACAATAAACAGAATCAGCAGATCTGGTGATGTCATTGGTCCTGATGAAAGAATTAGTCCTTATGATGCTTTGCGATCTATAACAATCTGGGCAGCGTATCAATATTTTGAAGAGAATTCAAAAGGTTCTATCAAACAAGGTAAACTAGCTGATTTTGTTATTTTGGATAAAAATCCTTTAAAAATTGATCCAAAGAAGATTATAGATATAAAGGTTTTGCAAACTATCAAAGAAGGAAAAACTGTCTTTAAATTTACTAATTAG
- a CDS encoding SulP family inorganic anion transporter — protein MKKAFQLFDFTQKVNYRNEILAGLTVAMTMIPESLSFAILAGFPPLVGLYAAFIAGLVTAIFGGRPGMISGGAGATVIVLIALMKSHGIEYVFAAVALGGVVQICIGLFKLGKFIRLVPQPVMFGFVNGLAVVIFMSQLEQFKTVINGQVSWLQGTPLYIMLGLVAFTIAIVLLFPKLTKTIPASLVAILVVFAIVILFNIETKTVEDIASVQGGFPPFHIPNIPLSFETLKVIFPYSVIVAAVGLTEGLLTLNLVDEITGTRGNSNRECIAQGSSNILNGFFFGMGGCPMIAQTLVNLSAGSRARLSGIIASLTILLIILFGAPVIGKLPMAALVGVMMMVAITTFEWASFRIINKMPKHDIFVGILVAVITILLHNLALAVLIGVIISALVFAWESAKRIRARHFIDEAGVKHYEIFGPLFFGSISAFIEKFDVANDPNRVIIDFKESRVSDMSAIEALNNLTKKYNQLDKVIELQHLSPDCRELLKNAEAVIKVNIIEDPTYKVVS, from the coding sequence ATGAAAAAAGCTTTCCAACTCTTTGACTTTACTCAAAAAGTCAATTACAGAAATGAAATTTTAGCAGGTCTAACAGTTGCTATGACTATGATTCCTGAATCGCTGTCATTTGCTATTTTGGCGGGATTTCCGCCACTTGTAGGTTTGTATGCAGCTTTTATTGCTGGTTTGGTTACAGCTATTTTTGGCGGAAGACCCGGAATGATTTCAGGTGGAGCCGGAGCAACAGTTATTGTTTTAATTGCTTTGATGAAATCTCACGGAATCGAATATGTTTTTGCAGCAGTTGCGCTCGGAGGTGTGGTGCAAATTTGTATTGGACTTTTTAAACTAGGAAAGTTCATCAGATTAGTTCCTCAGCCTGTTATGTTTGGTTTTGTAAATGGTTTGGCAGTTGTCATTTTTATGTCGCAACTAGAACAGTTTAAAACCGTAATTAATGGTCAGGTTTCCTGGTTGCAAGGAACTCCTTTGTATATAATGCTAGGTTTGGTAGCATTTACAATTGCAATTGTTTTGCTTTTTCCAAAACTAACAAAAACGATTCCAGCTTCTTTGGTCGCGATATTAGTCGTGTTTGCAATCGTAATTTTATTTAATATCGAAACCAAAACAGTTGAAGATATTGCCTCAGTTCAAGGAGGATTTCCTCCTTTTCATATTCCAAATATTCCACTTTCTTTTGAGACTTTAAAAGTGATTTTTCCGTATTCGGTAATTGTTGCAGCTGTTGGATTAACCGAAGGTTTGCTTACGCTAAATCTAGTCGATGAAATTACCGGAACCCGAGGTAATAGTAATAGAGAATGTATCGCTCAGGGAAGTTCAAATATATTAAATGGTTTCTTTTTCGGAATGGGCGGATGTCCAATGATTGCTCAGACTCTTGTAAATCTTTCTGCTGGTTCAAGAGCTCGACTTTCGGGAATAATTGCTTCTTTGACTATTTTATTAATCATACTTTTTGGAGCGCCGGTAATTGGAAAATTACCAATGGCAGCTTTAGTTGGTGTGATGATGATGGTTGCAATTACAACTTTTGAATGGGCAAGTTTCAGAATCATAAACAAAATGCCTAAACACGATATTTTTGTCGGAATTTTGGTTGCAGTGATTACAATTTTATTGCACAACTTGGCTTTGGCTGTTTTGATTGGTGTAATAATTTCAGCTTTGGTTTTTGCTTGGGAAAGTGCCAAAAGAATTCGTGCCCGACATTTTATTGATGAAGCAGGAGTGAAGCATTACGAAATTTTTGGACCATTATTTTTTGGTTCAATCTCGGCTTTTATCGAAAAGTTTGATGTAGCAAACGACCCAAATCGTGTAATTATTGATTTTAAAGAAAGCCGTGTATCCGATATGTCAGCAATCGAAGCATTGAATAATTTGACTAAGAAATACAATCAATTAGATAAAGTAATCGAATTACAACATTTAAGCCCGGATTGCAGAGAATTGCTTAAAAATGCAGAAGCAGTAATCAAAGTAAATATAATTGAAGATCCAACTTATAAGGTCGTTTCTTAA
- a CDS encoding histidine kinase — protein sequence MTILKIYQNFFLRNLIVHVLLIAVILACVYDEIRLDGHDFSYMISKITVGYFPCIIWVTIFNLFIIKPFLFKKKLKTFFILFAFYWIAFYFFMNWFFPLVGLGNFKTLQILSLIINGTFFYFIHIVIMKKVSQTDKDIMNYKSELSFLKQQLNPHFLLNAMNNLYGESLTEPDKLPDRILNLSDMLRYQIEATKKDYVLVAEEINFVKKYIEYYTFRNERLNVTQNYAGDFNNINIPPLFFLPLVENAVKFSGETAEPFILLDLKVKSRHLSFTLKNNYLESGSRLSGTGIGIENLKRRLEVYGLKHELSCKKEKNTFSVKLNIWDLPIVA from the coding sequence ATGACGATTCTCAAAATATATCAGAACTTTTTTCTTAGAAACCTCATCGTTCATGTATTGTTAATTGCGGTTATTTTAGCCTGTGTGTATGACGAAATACGATTAGACGGTCATGATTTCTCTTATATGATTAGCAAAATTACTGTAGGTTATTTTCCGTGTATTATCTGGGTTACGATTTTTAATCTTTTTATTATCAAACCTTTTTTGTTCAAAAAAAAGCTAAAAACATTCTTTATCCTTTTTGCTTTCTATTGGATTGCTTTTTACTTTTTTATGAATTGGTTTTTCCCTTTGGTTGGTCTTGGAAACTTCAAAACTCTTCAAATATTATCGCTTATTATTAACGGTACATTTTTTTATTTTATTCATATCGTAATTATGAAAAAAGTTTCCCAAACAGATAAGGATATTATGAATTACAAATCAGAACTTTCGTTTTTAAAACAGCAGCTCAATCCTCATTTTTTGCTTAATGCAATGAATAATTTATATGGAGAATCTCTAACTGAGCCTGATAAATTGCCGGATAGAATTTTGAATCTTTCAGATATGCTTCGTTATCAAATTGAAGCCACTAAAAAAGATTATGTCCTGGTTGCTGAAGAAATTAATTTTGTCAAAAAATATATTGAATATTATACATTTCGAAATGAAAGATTAAATGTGACTCAAAACTATGCAGGCGATTTTAACAACATCAATATTCCTCCCTTATTCTTTTTACCTTTGGTAGAAAATGCTGTTAAGTTTTCTGGTGAAACTGCGGAGCCATTTATTCTTTTGGACTTAAAAGTAAAATCACGACATTTATCTTTTACTCTGAAAAATAATTATTTAGAATCAGGTTCCAGACTTTCGGGAACAGGAATTGGAATTGAAAATCTAAAAAGACGTCTTGAAGTCTACGGTTTGAAACATGAACTGAGCTGCAAAAAAGAAAAAAATACTTTTAGCGTAAAATTGAATATATGGGACTTACCTATCGTTGCCTGA
- a CDS encoding response regulator transcription factor — protein sequence MGLTYRCLIIDDESPAHKALASHIAKCDDLEYSGSAFSGMEAVKMLNENKYDIIFLDINMPVISGIELMELQPNRPITIVTTAYSDFALSAYQNDAIDYLLKPISFEKFSKAIEKAKTFYSGKSIKKENTASERSLSYRANGQMIDMLLSDIFYIESLGNYMKLYSKKLKSPQIIYGSLSSISDEINSTNFIQVHRSYIVNANEISSKTFKTLTLSNGEIIPVGRKYQILLDSFFK from the coding sequence ATGGGACTTACCTATCGTTGCCTGATCATTGACGACGAATCGCCTGCACACAAAGCGCTGGCTTCGCATATTGCAAAATGTGACGATCTGGAATATTCCGGAAGCGCCTTTAGTGGTATGGAAGCGGTAAAAATGCTCAATGAAAACAAATATGATATTATTTTCCTTGACATTAATATGCCTGTAATTTCCGGTATTGAATTAATGGAATTACAACCCAACCGTCCAATAACTATTGTTACCACAGCCTATTCTGACTTTGCACTTTCGGCGTACCAAAATGATGCAATTGATTATTTACTAAAACCTATTTCATTCGAAAAATTCTCTAAGGCGATCGAAAAGGCCAAAACCTTTTATTCCGGAAAAAGTATAAAAAAAGAAAATACCGCTAGTGAAAGATCTCTTTCATATCGTGCCAATGGTCAAATGATTGATATGCTTTTGAGTGATATTTTCTATATCGAAAGCCTGGGTAATTACATGAAATTGTATAGCAAAAAATTAAAATCTCCTCAAATCATCTACGGCTCACTCTCCAGCATTTCTGATGAGATCAACAGCACCAACTTTATTCAAGTACATCGTTCTTATATTGTAAACGCTAACGAAATTTCTTCGAAAACTTTCAAAACACTTACGCTTTCCAATGGAGAAATTATTCCTGTAGGAAGGAAATATCAAATTTTATTAGACAGCTTTTTTAAATAA
- a CDS encoding YkgJ family cysteine cluster protein: protein MAIEQKVRLVEELFERLEIEISAFKSETHLYCNAGCGKCCSKPNIDASPLEFLPWAFHLFLNGKAEETLEELNNSISKNCLLYRPLSVLEHHKGSCSNYRYRGLICRLFGYAANTDKYGKLRLATCTIIKEEQQQNFNKSEEAINKGQYVPIFTDYYMKLAQIDFKMGMTLLPINEALKKAIEEVLHYYAYRPFPGGLENIA, encoded by the coding sequence ATGGCAATAGAACAAAAAGTTCGGCTGGTTGAGGAATTGTTTGAGCGCCTTGAAATTGAAATTTCCGCATTTAAATCTGAAACTCATTTGTATTGTAATGCAGGTTGCGGTAAATGTTGTTCTAAACCAAACATAGATGCTTCTCCATTAGAATTTTTGCCTTGGGCGTTTCATTTGTTTTTAAATGGTAAAGCTGAAGAAACCTTAGAAGAATTAAACAATTCGATTAGTAAAAACTGTCTTTTATATCGGCCACTTTCCGTATTAGAACATCATAAAGGAAGTTGCAGTAATTATCGTTATCGCGGATTAATATGCCGTCTTTTTGGTTATGCTGCAAACACAGACAAATATGGAAAACTAAGGTTGGCAACCTGTACAATAATTAAAGAAGAGCAACAGCAAAACTTTAATAAAAGTGAAGAGGCAATTAATAAGGGACAATATGTACCCATTTTTACTGATTATTATATGAAGCTCGCACAAATTGATTTCAAAATGGGAATGACGTTACTACCCATAAACGAAGCACTAAAAAAAGCAATCGAAGAGGTCTTACATTATTACGCCTACAGACCATTTCCAGGTGGACTTGAGAATATTGCTTAA
- a CDS encoding DUF3754 domain-containing protein, whose amino-acid sequence MTREHYIPFNKEFLLEQQINTFAEDQEKVDDFKKLFDIIEHYFHYEAFNLNRNLKQNYALFDPDLSLKERKGFIGKSDFSVFKETLLTVLEQGNYIRIDQETLDKAFQDSDLIGLKLSIDFNAFQDYELYVRGHHKSKEKVKKYFFWKKEIEIEYYDRVMIYLHYNDTHFLKQNKVKLGKMPIEPGSVVLKIFKRVPKNDIETIFPNAIPRMSTTDKLLLWIPGIFGGISLLSTKVIPALISMYDAYETGEAIDLLNSKTSLNQGLIALGILSLYLFRQYNNFVNKKIKYSKILSDSLYFKNLGNNSGAFYSLLNSSEEEVLKETILAYTFLYKSNKPLTAEELDFQIESWFETKLKTNLDFNVKNALEKLKNIGLGIETNEKWEVLPLDQALIKIDELWDGVFEYNQQQIF is encoded by the coding sequence ATGACACGAGAACATTATATTCCCTTTAACAAGGAATTCTTACTCGAACAACAAATAAATACTTTCGCCGAAGACCAAGAAAAAGTTGATGATTTTAAAAAATTGTTTGATATAATCGAGCATTATTTTCATTATGAAGCTTTTAATTTAAACCGAAATCTTAAGCAAAACTATGCTTTGTTTGATCCGGACTTGAGCCTTAAAGAGCGAAAAGGTTTTATAGGCAAAAGTGATTTTTCGGTTTTTAAAGAGACATTACTTACGGTTTTAGAACAGGGAAATTATATTCGTATTGATCAGGAAACTTTAGATAAAGCATTTCAGGATTCTGATTTGATTGGTTTAAAACTTTCTATAGATTTTAATGCTTTTCAGGACTATGAATTATATGTTCGCGGACATCATAAATCGAAAGAAAAAGTGAAGAAATATTTCTTTTGGAAGAAAGAAATTGAAATCGAATATTACGATCGTGTCATGATTTATCTGCATTATAATGACACTCATTTTTTAAAGCAAAACAAAGTCAAATTAGGAAAAATGCCTATCGAACCAGGATCTGTCGTTTTAAAAATCTTTAAACGGGTTCCTAAAAATGATATTGAAACTATTTTTCCAAATGCAATTCCTAGAATGTCAACCACAGATAAATTACTGTTGTGGATTCCTGGAATTTTTGGTGGAATTTCATTGTTAAGTACAAAAGTAATTCCGGCTTTGATTAGCATGTATGACGCTTATGAAACGGGTGAAGCCATTGATTTGCTAAACAGTAAAACGTCGCTAAATCAAGGTTTAATTGCGCTGGGAATTTTGTCACTTTATTTGTTTCGTCAGTACAACAACTTTGTAAATAAGAAAATTAAATATTCTAAAATACTTTCCGACAGTCTTTATTTTAAGAATCTCGGAAACAATAGTGGTGCTTTTTATTCTCTATTAAACTCTTCTGAAGAAGAAGTCCTTAAGGAAACCATTTTGGCTTATACATTTTTATACAAAAGCAACAAACCTCTTACTGCAGAAGAATTGGACTTTCAAATTGAATCCTGGTTTGAAACAAAGCTGAAAACTAATCTTGATTTTAATGTAAAAAACGCATTAGAAAAATTAAAAAACATTGGTCTTGGTATCGAAACCAATGAAAAATGGGAAGTTCTTCCGCTTGATCAGGCGTTGATTAAAATCGATGAATTATGGGATGGTGTTTTTGAGTATAATCAGCAACAGATTTTTTGA
- a CDS encoding Mpo1-like protein, giving the protein MRTLEQWFEEYAVSHQNPKNKAIHYVCVPAIFFSIVGLLMSIPSGFIANTLKLNAPIIENWAVVVLLFVLVFYIRLSVAMAIKIAIFSAICLVANYYIGQVFPLWIFSIGVFVIAWIGQFYGHNIEGKKPSFLKDLQFLMIGPAWVVENLFSKK; this is encoded by the coding sequence ATGAGAACATTAGAACAATGGTTTGAAGAATATGCAGTAAGTCATCAAAATCCAAAAAACAAGGCGATTCATTACGTTTGTGTACCTGCAATCTTTTTTTCGATAGTTGGTTTATTAATGAGTATTCCAAGTGGTTTTATTGCTAATACTTTAAAACTAAATGCTCCTATTATTGAAAACTGGGCGGTTGTTGTTCTTCTTTTTGTTCTTGTTTTTTATATCCGATTATCAGTTGCAATGGCTATTAAAATTGCCATTTTTTCTGCAATTTGTCTGGTTGCAAATTATTATATCGGACAGGTATTCCCATTATGGATTTTTTCGATTGGAGTTTTTGTTATCGCTTGGATCGGGCAATTCTACGGACACAATATTGAAGGAAAAAAACCTTCTTTCTTAAAAGACCTTCAATTTTTAATGATCGGTCCGGCTTGGGTGGTAGAAAATTTGTTTTCCAAAAAATAA